gggatccctacaaaagCTTTCTAAGCTAAAAATGCGTGAAGTGGTGAAGCAGTTACCAtaatcataaaagcaaaaatcctcttcaCCTGTCTTCCAGTTAGTGAAAACAGGGACTAAGTACGTgttttgtaaaagcaaagtggcATAAAGTGAACCTTCGGATAGCGGGGGAAACCTGTATTTTGTTAGGTAAGATGCAAGATATCTGGCCCAGATGTATTTGTATGATTGTGTTATTAAGTATCCAtcaattcttgttttatttttatgactctaCCTTTTAATTTATGAATCTTTAACTTATCTGGAATTTAACTTTGTATAAGGAATAaggtagatttttttctattttctatttaatttctgcttttatctttattaactCCCATCTGCTTTccttagatttattttcttttacattcattgtgcctttttattttatttttaaatattttatttatttaatgagcgagcgagcgagagagagatcTTGAgtagaggggaagggcagagggagaaacggacTCCCTccagagctgggagcccaacacaggacttgatcccaggagtctgggatcatgaactgagctgaaggcaaatgcttgactgactgagccacctatgtgcctCCTATTCTACCTTTTTAACAGTAAAATTCTTTAAGGTTACAGATTTTCCTGAGTGTAGTTTTAGCTGCATCTTGTAAGTTTTGGTATATATTctcatttgtgttattttttaaatagtctaccattgattttttttctttatttcaatttctctttcaTCCAGTTGTTAGGAGAATAGGCTTCAAGTTCTAGCTTGtagggtattttttatttaaaatattatttccagcTGTATAGCATTGTGATTGGAGAACATGTTCTGTTTTTGGAGGTGATTGAAGTTTATTCTATAGTCCATTTTAATACATGTTTCATGGATTCTTGAAATGGTACTCTTTTTGTaagattcaaatatatatatccaCTAGTTtgacattaatatttattaacaaCATAATTGttatattattgtttatattaatGTTATAATTATATGTTGATATTAATTTCTCTGaccttatttttttcagctttatgtGTTATAAACTTAAAGTGGTATGCTAAAATATAACTTTTGTTATTAGTTTCTCTTGGAATTTCTAAGAGTTtcttaagttaaaatttttgaCTTGTGAACTTATGTATAAAGTTTCATgacatatttttgtaatatattagGACCTTTTTTAGTGTAAAAGAGCTCTCTTAGTCCTGCTTAAggggaactatttttttttttggccttgaATTCATCTTCGATCTTAATATTACCACTCATTTTGTAATTGGATGTTCCTGCTCTGTCCttgtctaatttttatttttaactttatgtcaTCTTTTCCTAGATGTATCTCTTGTATAGATTATATTATTTGAATTGTTTTGTCATTCAATCTGAaagtttttgcattttaaatcaaTAGTGTCTTActcttttatgaaataaatagataTGGGGAGATTGTTAACATTAATCTGGTGCGGGACAAGAAGACTGGGAAATCCAAAGgattctgtttcctttgctatgaagACCAGAGGAGCACAATTTTGGCTGTTGACAATTTTAATGGAATCAAGGTGAGTGTGTTCACTAAGCAGGATCTGGCTGGACTTTTCCTGTATGTAAGGGTTCGATTTAATTTCCCACCTGATTGGCCCAAGTTCAAGGACAGTACTGGTCACCTGGATGTGTTGAGGGTTGTAGAGGTGTGGGGACATACTGACCAGGAAATTATCCCAGGAAATAATTTCATTGGCTTATGACCCTGCTGACACTTGTTCCTTTTCCTCATGTTCATCTTCCTAGGAACATAGGTACCATGTCCCTCACCCCCAACCAAGCCTCTGGTTTCTCCCCTTTCCATTCTCACACCCTACTCTCATCTCTGATGTATTGGGCAGTAAAAAGACTAGCAAATACTGCTCTTCCATGCTATGCTGTGTCAGAGGATTTGGCGCTCTCTTATGGCTTCATCCTCTAAGATATAGCTTTGTGTGTCTGTCCTATGTCTCCATTGACTTAGCATGCCTGGGCCTTGGAAATTCTCTAGATGAAGTCTGATGACAGATTCTACAATAGTAACTAATTCTGAAGTTTTCCCTTGTCTGTTCCCTCTCAGACCACTCTTGGCCAGAGAAGGTGATAGACAAGTCTGGCTTGTCTGTGCTCTCCCTGGTTCCTCTGCTTATTTAGGAAAAGCACTGCAGTTAGATAAGCATTTTTTATAGGTTTGGGGGTGACTTTGGACTTGGAGAATTTGTCACTGATTGCAGCAGTATGGAACAGCTGAAAATCTCCATGAAAGGgagattttctaaaatgttttcaaaagggGAATAGGAAAGATGACCTTTAAGTTCAGGCTTAAAGGTAAGAATGAAACTCTGTTCTTGTATAGGAACAATAAAAGCCAGACATAAACTTTTGGATGATTTTTGCCTATAGAATACGTCTGTATCTGCCTGACTATTTTTAAGTGAGGGGCTAATTTTTTGTTGTTCACCCAGAGAGTTGTGATCCACAGCATAAATGAGTGTGAGCCAGTTGTTCCAGTATGGTGGGGATAGAGCAAGGCGTGAGGGCTTAGGAAAACAAattccttcccctttcccaaaTATTGGTCTGCCTTGACCTCATCCTAATTGCTGTATCAAGAAAACAGCTGTAGTGCTGCACTCGCTTCAGGAGTTCTAACTGCCAGGCCATGGTATGTTTTACTGCAAATTAATGTGATTGAGGGTAATTCATTGTTTATGCATGTAAATTCTCAGTtttccctgctgcttgtgctttGGGGCAGTactgctgagcattttttcatttaattgctTATGTAGAACCTGAAGGTTATTGTGTGGCACCCTGGGGTAAACTGAGGAGGCTGCCTGGTAGAGTTGCCTCAGGGACTCCAGCTGCCTACCTGGTTGCCCCAGGGGCTGGGCAGATTATTATCTAGGTATATGTGCTGTGACATACCAGTTGGGCAGGTCTGGCTTAGAGATTTCCCCAGAAATAGAATTAGCAAGAAGGTAAAGGGTGTGGTTTGAACCATGGCTTTCTGCAGCTGGGTTCAAATAGTTCAGAAGTAGGGCCCTCTCTGCTGAAGCATTGCCTGTCTGTCTTAGATCAAAGGAAGAACTATCCGAGTGGATCATGTGTCTAACTATCGGGCTCCTAAGGACTCAGAAGAAATGGATGATGTGACCAAAGAGCTCCAGGAGAAGGGCTGTGGGGCTCACACCCCCTCTGTGAGTTCATCTGAGGGTTCCGAAGATGACAAACccacaaaaaaatacaaaaaaggtaAAGCACTAAGACCTGAGAGAAGATTCTGGGTAGTCTTAGTGTTTGCTCCTCCTAGCATTCACTGAGAATTGGTAATCAGTTATTAGGTGTGAAGAGGAAGGGTGTGGGGAACCTTATAGTAATTGGGAAAGGAGAGGTATCAGTGGAAGACTAATATCATGGGCTGAATTCTGTTTCCCAGTTCATATGTTGGAGTCCTAATCCCTCGAGaccttagaatgtgactgtatttggaggtcGGGTCTTTAGAAAGGTAATTTGGGGTGAGGATTGCCTTATCCAGTGACTTGACCTATCAAGGGGGACAGTTGTCCAAGTTGACTTCTCACAGATGCTTTTCTGGAAGTATAGATTATGAGCGCTTCCCAGTGCTACCAGcagtgctttcctttcctttcctttaccctcccccttccccctcttcctttccttattgGTTGTGCCCCTTTTTCCCTccagacaaaaaagagaaaaagagaagaaagaaagacaaagagaagactGACCAGGAAGTACAGGCAGAGCAGCCAGTCTCCTCTTCATCCCCCAGAAAccagatggaaaaggaaaaggatgaCCCTGGCTCTAAAAAGCACAGCACCAAGAACCCAGAGAGGGGTCAGAAGTCAGAACCCAGAGAGGTGCGCAAGCACCATCACAGCTCTCCCGAGGTCAAGACCACCTGCCGCAGCAgagcagaggacagagagagggagccgAGGAAGGAGAAGCCCAGGCACGAACGTAGGTCCTCaagcaggagggaagaaagagaagaaaagaacagagatagagagagagagaaagatagagagagaggaagagagagagacagagacagagacagaggccgAAGCTCAGACACTCATTCCAGCCGGCACAATGGGCGTTCTGAGGGGCGTAGccggagaggtagaagcaggagCCGAGAGAGATCGCACAGGCATAAGAGGGCCCGGCACTCGCGTGACCGGGACTCCTCCAACCCCAGTGACCGCAGGCACCACTGAAGCTGCGGCCTATTTGACAGTCTACTAGTACTGGAAATGGACTTGATCTTGAAAATGCAGTCATACTCAATTACACTTTTACTGTTACTGTGAGTAAAATCTCTGGGCTAAATTGTTCCAATCCCTTGAGTATGAGAGTCATCGAGAGCTGTAGTCTTAACAGCCACATATCCTATACTTTTGACAAAATCCATTGTTCCTGGGAACATGCTCAGGACTTAAATTTGGTTTTGTAAATATGGCCCTTGAATTTACGACCCCAGTTTATGACATAATTGCCAGGAAAGGGGAAATACCAGGCAATCTAGGGATTCTAGTCTTTGTGCTAGATGTTTAGGTGGCAAGCCAGTTGGCAGGTACAGCCATAGAATAGAAGAGTGTGGTTTAACTAGATCTGGACAGCTTGATGGGAAGGGGATAGTGATTCTTAACACCagccccctctctctgccccctgccctcctttaaaaaattttttaaacatctgtttTTCAATGTCCATGCACCGcctcactatttatttatttatttatttatttagatcgaggtgaaattcacataacatcaGATTAACCATTTTAAAGGGAATGATCCAGTGGCCTTTGGTACCTTCACAGTGTTGTAAAACCACCACTCCTGTGTAGttctaaaacatttccatcactccagaaTGAAACGCTGTGCCCATTAAGCAGTTACTCTCCATTCCCCCCTCTTCGTCTCTGTCAGCCACCAATCTGCTTTTCATTCCTATGGAACTACCTATTCTGCACATTTTATGCAAGTGGAATCGTAcaatatatggccttttgtgtctggtgtctttcacttagtatatttttgaggttcatccatgttgcggCATGGatcagtactttgttcctttttatggctatcCATGgcatggatagaccacattttgtttatccattccttggtggatggacatttggattgtttctaccttttggctagcCAGCTCTGTTTCCACATTTCAGACACGCCAGGCCACTTTTGGGCCATTTCCTTTTCAAGTAGCTGTTCTTGCTGAGATGGGAACACTTTGTCAGCTTCATTGCATATCTCTGGTCAAGGCGACCAGaggcagtttttttgtttttgtttttgttttttctcattttagtttttccttgTCCTTTTAGGTTTTCAGTCAGTCCCTTATTGAGTTAGGTAGGAATTAGTTTGCAGGACCATAATACCGCTGCTGAATTACTAAGCTTGCACTTCTGACCCTTCAAAACAAAGGAACAGAGCTTTAATAGTGAGCACATTTAATTAGTTTACTTGGTATGTTAGTTTGGGTCCAAGATTAGATGTgcaagagattttgtttttaggagaaaatgcccatgaaagaaaatgggaaaggaggctggagaagTCTGGAAAAGCAGTCAGACTCTGATAGAAGTCTAACCTCTGGAGAAGAgggaaggcaagaaggaaggTTGGGTAGGAAAAAGGCTTAAACTGCTATGGAGTTGTGAGAATGTTTGAGCAAGACCAGTGAAATGGGAGTCCTAGAGCCAAAGCACCTGTCAGAGGATTCCCACTAGATCAGCTTTGGTAAGCAGGAGTCCTTGCTCTTGGGCCATGGCACTCTCTTTATGTGTCCATCATCCCAGTTGTATAGTAGCCACTGACAAAAGGCCTATGCACCTCAGTCATTTTGTCTGCCTGGCAGTTTAGTGCCTCTTCCGTGGCGGATGCTCTGATGAATGTTAGCATGTGATACAAAAGTATTCACACTTTGCCTTATCTCTCACATGTCAGTCCACAGTTTTTACACCATACCTCCTTGTCTCTGATTTTTACCTCTTGTCCTTCCAGTCTCTCAACTGGATGGCCAGGCCACTGGCCACTGCCCAGGAGTCTGTGTATACCCAATAAAGAGTCTCACATTATGCCTCTTCTTTTACACCAAGTCAGGTGTACTACGTTAGATCCCATTCATTGAA
The Vulpes vulpes isolate BD-2025 chromosome X, VulVul3, whole genome shotgun sequence genome window above contains:
- the RBMX2 gene encoding RNA-binding motif protein, X-linked 2, which gives rise to MNPLTKVKLINELNEREVQLGVADKVSWHSEYKDSAWIFLGGLPYELTEGDIICVFSQYGEIVNINLVRDKKTGKSKGFCFLCYEDQRSTILAVDNFNGIKIKGRTIRVDHVSNYRAPKDSEEMDDVTKELQEKGCGAHTPSVSSSEGSEDDKPTKKYKKDKKEKKRRKKDKEKTDQEVQAEQPVSSSSPRNQMEKEKDDPGSKKHSTKNPERGQKSEPREVRKHHHSSPEVKTTCRSRAEDREREPRKEKPRHERRSSSRREEREEKNRDREREKDRERGRERDRDRDRGRSSDTHSSRHNGRSEGRSRRGRSRSRERSHRHKRARHSRDRDSSNPSDRRHH